From Canis lupus baileyi chromosome X, mCanLup2.hap1, whole genome shotgun sequence:
ATGCAAATCAGGTGGCATCTGACATGATGGTCTCTGTTATGAAAACCTTGAAAATACATAGCTCTGGGAAGCCAATTCCGGCCTGTGTGGTCCTGAAGAGGGTGTTGTTAAAGCACACCAAAGAAATTGTGTCTGATTTGATTGATTCCTGCCTGAAGAACCTGCATAATATCACTGGGGTCCTGATGACTGACTCAGACTTTGTCTCAGCTGTCAAGAGGAATCTGTTCAACCACGGAAAACAAAATGCTGCAGATATCATGGAGGCTATGCTGAAGCGTCTGGTCAGTGCTCTTCTTGGCGAGAAGAAGGAGACTAAATGTCAGAGTCTGTCATACGCATCCTTGAAAGCGGGGTCCCATGACCCTAAATGCAAGAACCAAAGTCTTGAATTCTCAGCCGTGAAAGCTGAGATGAAGGGGAAGGACAAAGGCAAAATGAAACCAGAGCAGTGCAAGTCATTGACCAGTGCTGAAAAAGTCGGTGAACACATCCTCAAGGAGAGCCTGACCATGTGGAACCAAAAGCAAGGAAACCAAGGCAAGATGCCTGGCAAAGTATGTGccaataaagaggaaaaaagagaaaagatcagcCCTTCCACAGACTCACTGGCAAAGGACTTGATTGTGTCTGCCCTTACGCTGATCCAGTACCATCTGACCCAGCAGGCCAAAGGCAAAGATGCATGTGAAGAAGATTGTCCTGGCTCTACCACAGGCTATATGACTCAGAGTGCCCAATACGAAAAGTGTGGAAGTGGACAAAGTGCCAAGGCACTCTCAATGAAACATCTAGAATCTCATGGAGCTCCTGGACCCTCTACCTCTCTAAAGGACAATCAACAGCTGGACTCCCAGAAGCTGGATATGTCAAACATCGTTCTAATGCTGATTCAGAAACTGCTTAGTGAGAGCCCCTTCAACTGTGATGACCTATGTGAAAGCGAGAACAAGCGTTCTGAGCCCAGGACAAACAAAGCAGCTTCCATGTCCAAGAAGTCTGACAGAGGGGAAGAACAATGCCAGGACAATCAAGAACTTGACTTTATCAGTGGGATGAAGCAAGTGAACCGCCAATTTATAGATCAACTGGTAGAATCTGTGATGAAGTTGTGCCTTATCATGGCTAAGTATAGTAATAATGGGGCAGCCCTCGCTGAGTTGGAGGAACAAGCAGCCTTGGCAAACAACCCCAATTACCAGGTTGGTGGCTCCAGGTGTAGTCAAGATGGTGCGATGTCACAGAACCATcaggactctcctggacctgaagTCATAGTTAATAATCAGTGCTCAACAAGTAGCTTGCAGAAGCAGCTTCAGGCTGTCCTGCAGTGGATTGCAGCCTCCCAATTTAACGTTCCCATGCTCTACTTCATGGGAGATGATGATGGACAACTGGAGAAGGTAAGCAATGCAACAAGCACAAGAAGAAAAGAGGGTTGgaatgggcagggggagggaggcagcatGGTACTTAGAGTTCAGGAGCAGTCCAATTTTTTTCCCAATCCTATTCCTTACTATGCACTTCACAAACTGCTTTCACTTCACACAAAGACAAAAGGGGTTAACCGTGAACTAAATGGGGATCTGGATACCTCAAGGCCTGTGCATTTCCACCAAGACAAGGAGAGAGGTTAGCTCATTTTAACAGGACCCTTTCAACAAACTATTTGGTAACACATCTCAGGGAGCAATTTTTAAGTCTTACATTTTGAGTTTGAAGgggttggagaaagaaaaaaaaaaagggaacttcTCCCCAAACTCAGGGGTCCTGCAAGTGCCCCAAGAGTACTTGCCTTCTTAAATTTTTTGCCCGAGGCACCACACTTGTTTCACCCTAATCAGTTTCATAAAGGCCAGCATTCATAAACATAAaagttctctcttctctctcttctttctctctctctctctctctctctctctctctctcacacacacacacacacacacacacacacacacacaccacagctGTGTTTTCTACATTACATGGAGTTAAATAAGATCCTGAACCAAATTATTTTCAGTCCAGGACCAGGAGATTGTCCCTACTTCCaatctcatatttttttcatagtgAAGTTGGGAAATGGCAACCCCTAACCTTGACCTAGCAATAATCACAAACTAACTGAAGGACCTAGCACCTATAAGATGTATTTGGTGAACAcacatgatcccagagtttgTTTTCTAAAGTTCAAAGAGAAAGTCCTGTGGCATTTTTATCTGTCattgaagggggggggggcaaggaaaAGGGAAAGCCCTGTCAGGAGCCTCCGGTCCTGGATCTGTGTCAGGCTTTACTCTAATCCTAGAAGCATGGGTGGGAAGATGAGTTCAGGGGTGACAGGGGTGGAGTGCTTCATTTAATCCATCCAGGTCCCTTCTCCAAAATTATTATGTGACTCAAAATACCTCTGCTCTCTCCACAGCTTCCTGAAGTTTCAGCTAAGGCGGCAGAGAAGGGGTACAGTGTAGGGGATCTTCTTCAAGAGGTCATGAAGTTTGCCAAGGAACGACAACTGGATGAAGCCGTGGGAAACATGGCTAGGAAACAACTGCTAGACTGGTTGCTCACTAACCTGTGAGCTAACAACTCCTTTGACTCCTCTCCATTTACCCCCCTAGCAGCATTCCATCCCAGCCTGAACACCCCACCCATCAGGCCAGTGAACTGCACATCACACAATTGTATTTCCCAATACATCTGAGCAGTTTGTGCAAATACAGGGTGTCCAAAAGCTGGGCAagaacatgaataaaaaaaattaaaaaagtgtaATTGTTTTTTTGATCAGATAGACCCAAGGCAAGGGAGGAGAATGGGTCTAATTCCAAGGACTGGTGATAGTGTTGGACTTGTGTCCAGATTTCACCCTGGGTTCTTTTCTGAGCACCCAAGACAGGGATATGACATATGTCCCAAGTCCCTAAGTAATTTGGTTTGTCCAAATGATCTCAGCTCACAATCTATTTAGAGTTTTGCCACCTGGAGCCTCCCTGTTTCTCTCAGAATTGCTCACCTAACTTGATATTTCCCCTCCTAATCCCAAGGATGCAGCCTCCTTGGTGTCTACTGAGAACTTGAAGATAGGCTATCTTACATGAAATCTAACTGAAAAAAGTAAGTATATTACCCATGGACATTGCTCATGCACACCCTCACTGTTCACTGCACATGGATAAATACTATCCAGATCTACAATTGGATCTGATCCTTTTAGGTGTGAATAAAGCATTCTTAGAAGTCATTTACTTCAACTGATGAGATGTCTTTGTCTTCCATGAGTCTGAGGGAAAATTCTGAGAATAAAGCTATAGGATGGTAAATTCATAGCCACCCTATGTGAATCCCAATGTATCTTTTGAGACTAGCACTAAATCCTCAGATTTGTTGCATGCTTCTCAGAAGCATGTTTCAATCATAATGCTAGAATTAATTGCAAATAAGATCAAGAGAGTGGTTTCAGCTGCGTGGTCCTCTGTTGGCTAGTTTGCTGTGGCATATGCTGGTGCCTTTGAGGTGTCATGGCTTAGTAGAAAAGCGTAGGATGTGAGATCCTTCTGGATTCAAAAGTCAAAACTTTTGCCTTTTACTAGTCACATGGCTTTACAGAGTTAACTAGACCCAGcctgtttccttacctgtaaagtATGGCCAAAAATTACCTTCACTACAGCTTCAAGTAGAGCAGTGGATGGGAGGATGCTTTACACAGGGGAATCTTGTTATAAATGTAGCTATATGAAGGAAGCTATACCCTGCAAAGCCCATCCTAGCACAGTCTCAAGGGCTTTTGATGTGCTTCCAAAGTGAAAGCAAGATGCTCTGAGTACGGGACCCGGTGAGGTACTTTTTGGGGGGACGTGAGCAGCACAGAGGCAAACATTGCCCACTTCTCCACAATGCCTGGACCAGTCAGAAGTAAAGGCAGGCCTCTTCAAAGCAGGACTTTTAAAACTACCCAATGCTGATGCATGCTAATCAAACCTTTTGCAGTCGCACTGGCCCCATGAAAAGCTTTGATGTTGAGCTACCACAgatccttccctttctccttgaaGAAAATCCCTAATAAACAAATCCTGGGACCAGGGATGGATTTCTGATGACTCAATCCTCCCTGAGCACAGCTGGTCCCATAGTAGTTTACTTCCTTGATTAACTTGGCTCTTGACTTGCTCCTGATTTTTATTATGAGATGGCCTTGGGGATTCCTTGGAACGTGGAAATAGAGCAAAGGAAGTTATATGTTCTGCTAAATGAGGGAAGTTGGGGCGAAATAGTCTCTAAGGGCCCTTCCAGTTCTGACATTTGAGGATTCTAAGAAAGCCTTTCTCTTCCATAGTTTCTCAAAGAAACTTGTGTGGATGAGGTAAGATTAGGGTGAGAAAACTTGATTTTTGCCAGAGCTGACAGACTCCAGCAGAGAAAGAAATCTTTGGTCCACAAAGGGCTCTGACAAGGGTCTGGAGGAACTCAACAgtcatttggggttttttcctgGAGGGCGAGGCCCTGGCCTTTCACCTCTCTAAATGGAGAAGTGATCCCAGGCACCCTATTGGCAATGTGGCCATGCTCAATGGCAGCAGTTGAAAATAGACAAGGACTTTGGCTGAGGGGAGAGTCCCACATGTGATAGGGAAGGGACAATAGGAGCAAAAAGAGGGGGAATATATGAGTATCTCCTCGCAGATGACGAATTGGCTTGAAATATCTGACAGTCTTGGTGTCTCTGAACATCAGGCCTCCATTTCAAAAGAAAGTTGTGAGCAAAACTCATCTGGGAGGTCACCACAGGGCCCGGACTAAGCTGAAGTGAGGTGAGAGAGCCACTTGCCTCAGTGACAAAATTTAAGGCGGAACTGAAAACTCAGTAATCAGGAAAAAAGTTATCATgcactatcttaaaaaaaattgaaactaagCCCGCCCAAATCCATGCTGAACAAACTATCAAAAATGGTAATACAGAAGATCAGTAACAGT
This genomic window contains:
- the AKAP4 gene encoding A-kinase anchor protein 4, with protein sequence MSDDIDWLHSRRGVCKVDLYSPTGQQDQDRKVICFVDVSTLNVEDKDSKDAAGSSSEGDLNLGNLEEKEIIVIKDTEKQDQSKTEGSVCLFKQAPSDPISVLNWLLNDLQKYALGFQHALSPSTSSCKHKVGDTDGEYHKIPSGNCYSVYADQVNMDYMANGPQSLRLEITAAKNTNNNQSPSTPPAKSPSSQRAVISPDGECSMDDLSFYVNRLSSLVIQMARKEIKEKLEGGSKCLHHSIYPSPGDKGKNSPRSPVSKIASEMAHDAVELTSAEMRGTGEECKEGGRKTFLYSELSNKNKSGDKQMCQRDSKEFADCISKGLMVYANQVASDMMVSVMKTLKIHSSGKPIPACVVLKRVLLKHTKEIVSDLIDSCLKNLHNITGVLMTDSDFVSAVKRNLFNHGKQNAADIMEAMLKRLVSALLGEKKETKCQSLSYASLKAGSHDPKCKNQSLEFSAVKAEMKGKDKGKMKPEQCKSLTSAEKVGEHILKESLTMWNQKQGNQGKMPGKVCANKEEKREKISPSTDSLAKDLIVSALTLIQYHLTQQAKGKDACEEDCPGSTTGYMTQSAQYEKCGSGQSAKALSMKHLESHGAPGPSTSLKDNQQLDSQKLDMSNIVLMLIQKLLSESPFNCDDLCESENKRSEPRTNKAASMSKKSDRGEEQCQDNQELDFISGMKQVNRQFIDQLVESVMKLCLIMAKYSNNGAALAELEEQAALANNPNYQVGGSRCSQDGAMSQNHQDSPGPEVIVNNQCSTSSLQKQLQAVLQWIAASQFNVPMLYFMGDDDGQLEKLPEVSAKAAEKGYSVGDLLQEVMKFAKERQLDEAVGNMARKQLLDWLLTNL